In a genomic window of Spirosoma agri:
- a CDS encoding TIGR03885 family FMN-dependent LLM class oxidoreductase: MIKIGYHASHEQFKPSELLSYVQQAEQAGFTGGTCSDHFHPWSEKQGESGFAWSWLGAALQATSLSFGVVNAPGQRYHPAIIAQAAATLAEMFPERFWIAVGTGQTLNEHITGGQWPAKADRNARLKECVAIIRALWDGETVTHRGLVTVDEAKLYTRPTIKPLIVGAAVTSKTAEWVGGWADALITTSRPLDELREVVDAFRRGGGSGKPMFLKVQLSYDPDKEKAKSGAFEQWRGNVYPNSVMTELRMPSQFDDAGEIVDAATVTKLINISSDLNQHADWLSGYLSLGFSQLSLHNVNRQQQRFIDDFGAHVLPQLQQAAS; encoded by the coding sequence ATGATTAAAATTGGCTACCACGCTTCTCACGAACAGTTTAAACCCAGTGAGTTACTATCCTACGTTCAACAGGCTGAGCAAGCTGGCTTCACCGGCGGAACCTGCTCCGATCATTTTCACCCCTGGAGTGAGAAACAGGGAGAGAGTGGTTTCGCCTGGAGTTGGCTGGGGGCGGCTTTGCAGGCGACATCGCTCAGCTTCGGCGTTGTTAATGCGCCGGGTCAGCGTTATCATCCGGCCATCATCGCTCAGGCAGCCGCTACGCTGGCCGAGATGTTTCCGGAGCGTTTCTGGATCGCGGTGGGAACGGGACAAACCCTCAACGAACACATTACAGGCGGGCAGTGGCCAGCCAAAGCGGATCGAAATGCCCGTCTGAAGGAGTGCGTCGCGATTATTCGGGCGCTATGGGACGGCGAAACCGTAACGCACCGGGGCCTGGTGACGGTTGACGAAGCTAAGCTGTATACCCGACCAACCATCAAACCGCTCATCGTTGGCGCGGCTGTAACCAGCAAAACCGCCGAATGGGTCGGTGGCTGGGCTGATGCCCTGATAACGACCTCACGTCCGCTGGATGAATTACGCGAGGTGGTCGATGCCTTCCGCCGGGGTGGCGGCTCGGGGAAACCGATGTTCCTTAAGGTCCAGCTCTCCTACGACCCAGATAAGGAAAAAGCCAAAAGTGGCGCTTTCGAGCAATGGCGGGGGAATGTTTATCCGAACAGCGTCATGACCGAGTTACGGATGCCTAGCCAGTTCGACGATGCCGGCGAAATCGTTGACGCAGCCACAGTCACCAAGCTGATCAACATATCATCAGACCTTAACCAACATGCGGACTGGCTGTCGGGGTATCTCTCGTTAGGCTTTTCGCAGCTTTCGCTCCATAATGTCAATCGGCAGCAGCAGCGGTTCATTGATGACTTCGGAGCGCATGTACTGCCCCAACTCCAACAAGCTGCCTCGTAG
- a CDS encoding DUF2490 domain-containing protein, whose protein sequence is MGKILIFVSLLMAGVLSAFSQDRYMAGTLPQANINFSLSNDVKLNVKLESRQIISERTQRESGKGSFRYERTDLGLVLTKKVSINSTLGGGYLIRLEDNQLVHRFIQQANWVNDLNPITVAHRLVIDETFRKTDPTEIRLRYRLGLERALSGRQIDPKELYVKLQNEYLGIWSAAGPDLEIRASTALGYNATDDNQIELGFEYRVNEFNQPSKAHQYWTTISWFVSI, encoded by the coding sequence ATGGGCAAAATTTTAATTTTTGTTTCCCTGTTGATGGCAGGTGTCCTGTCGGCATTTTCGCAGGATCGGTATATGGCGGGCACGCTGCCCCAGGCCAATATCAATTTCTCCCTGAGCAACGACGTAAAACTCAATGTCAAACTGGAATCCCGCCAGATCATTTCGGAACGAACGCAACGTGAATCGGGAAAGGGCTCGTTCCGGTATGAACGAACGGATCTGGGGCTGGTGCTCACCAAAAAAGTGTCCATTAACTCGACCCTGGGCGGTGGCTATCTGATCCGGCTCGAAGATAATCAATTGGTTCATCGGTTCATTCAGCAGGCCAACTGGGTCAATGACCTTAACCCAATTACGGTTGCGCATCGACTCGTTATCGACGAAACGTTCCGCAAAACGGACCCGACCGAGATCAGGCTTCGATACCGACTCGGGCTGGAAAGGGCGTTGAGTGGCAGACAGATCGACCCCAAGGAACTGTACGTAAAACTCCAGAACGAATACCTTGGCATCTGGTCTGCCGCAGGACCTGACCTGGAAATACGGGCGTCGACGGCCCTGGGTTATAATGCAACCGATGATAACCAGATTGAACTGGGCTTCGAGTACCGCGTCAACGAGTTTAACCAGCCCAGTAAAGCGCACCAGTATTGGACAACCATCAGTTGGTTTGTCAGTATCTAA
- a CDS encoding RNA polymerase sigma factor codes for MKRKILSDNITYTNQPIKSTTDNFEALYKQYVGKVYQKCLSMTKDSEAAQDFTQDIFLKAYDKFDTFQNRSTFSTWLYSISHNYCLDQIRHGKRVNLESLTDDVATELAEQDPSASDELRLQALESMVNRLPAQEVTLLRLKHEQGLSIKEISVLYNIKECAVKMRLKRSRDKLNKLYNRQEG; via the coding sequence ATGAAACGCAAGATTCTTTCGGATAACATAACCTATACAAACCAGCCTATAAAGTCAACAACTGATAATTTTGAAGCACTTTATAAACAATATGTGGGTAAAGTGTACCAGAAATGCTTATCCATGACTAAAGATAGTGAAGCCGCCCAGGACTTCACGCAGGATATTTTTCTGAAAGCTTACGACAAATTTGATACGTTCCAGAACCGGTCGACCTTTTCAACCTGGCTTTATTCGATTTCGCACAATTACTGCCTGGACCAGATCCGACACGGCAAACGGGTAAACCTGGAATCACTAACCGATGATGTCGCTACTGAATTAGCGGAGCAGGATCCCTCGGCTTCGGATGAGCTCCGGCTTCAGGCGCTCGAAAGTATGGTGAATCGGTTGCCGGCACAGGAAGTTACCTTGCTGCGTCTCAAGCACGAGCAGGGCTTATCGATCAAAGAAATTTCGGTACTCTACAATATTAAGGAGTGCGCCGTGAAGATGCGGTTGAAACGTTCCCGCGATAAACTGAACAAGCTGTACAATCGTCAGGAAGGCTGA
- a CDS encoding MGH1-like glycoside hydrolase domain-containing protein — MSNNNTNEQQRLDRQWSQQENWYKFGPYLSERQWGTVREDYTAEGDAWTAFPHEHARMRTYRWGEDGLGGISDDTQTLCFALALWNGQDDFLKERLFGLSNEEGNHGEDVKELYYYLDNTPTHSYMRMLYKYPQTAFPYKKLVSQNKRRKITEREYELLDTNLFAKNKYFDVVIDYAKNDPDDILIRLTITNRSDKAAPLHVLPTLWFRNRWSFSEEATQPHIERVDSGQDGRHQVKAIHERLGGYTLSFQAADAVLMTENTTNKERVFGHPNESPFVKDAFHDAVTTGQLAPFDQQPTGTKCAPVYALTLAAGQTIDIKLRLHQAELADPLGPDFDEVYNVRQQEADAFYAPLTTQDSADDALVKRQAWAGLLWSKQYYHYNVRRWLEGDPGDPIPPSERWRGRNADWQHLDAEHIMVMPDKWEYPWFAAWDQAFQAIALASIDLEFAKHQLYLHADTRYQAPDGRLPAYEWDFSANNPPLRAAISWLFYSQELIMTGKKDYEFLSTMFKRLRPNYEWWNSQLGGKQEGMFQGGFLGLDNISLFDRSDDIPAGGSLDQADATAWMATYTLYMMRICVELAQQDPLTYEPLSCYYFDYYIRINNALQTVAKLWIDDEDPDSNNGFAYDVLHLPSGKAIPIMLRSMVGLSPLFAVMSLKREIAQSLPTFYQKIQDYQANPLSKNPCYCVLEENDNKDSILFSLLSADQLARMATFIFSEDELLAPGGIRSLSKVYEKAYSLKIKGTKHQIHYTPGESDSSMYGGNSNWRGPVWWPMNYFIVKALEEFGNYHGTAVQVALPFGSDNHGTLNDAAAFLSERLWQIFRPDAQGRRPLNGEEFIYADDPNFRNLVLFYEHFDGDTSRGLGASHQTGWTALVTCL; from the coding sequence ATGTCTAACAACAATACGAACGAACAACAACGACTGGACCGGCAATGGAGCCAGCAGGAAAACTGGTATAAATTTGGGCCTTACCTGAGTGAACGCCAGTGGGGAACCGTACGGGAAGATTATACGGCCGAAGGTGATGCCTGGACGGCATTTCCTCATGAACACGCCCGTATGCGAACCTACCGCTGGGGGGAAGACGGGCTGGGCGGCATCTCCGACGATACGCAGACGCTTTGTTTTGCTCTGGCCCTTTGGAACGGTCAGGATGATTTTCTGAAAGAGCGGCTCTTTGGCCTGTCCAATGAGGAGGGCAATCATGGTGAGGACGTTAAGGAACTCTACTATTACTTGGACAACACGCCCACGCACAGTTACATGCGGATGCTTTACAAGTATCCACAGACGGCCTTCCCCTACAAAAAACTGGTCAGTCAGAACAAGCGCCGGAAAATAACGGAACGGGAGTACGAACTGCTTGACACGAATCTGTTCGCGAAAAATAAGTACTTCGACGTGGTGATCGACTACGCCAAGAACGATCCGGATGACATCCTGATTCGCCTTACCATCACGAATCGGTCCGATAAAGCGGCCCCGCTGCATGTGTTGCCAACGCTCTGGTTTCGCAACCGCTGGTCGTTTAGCGAAGAAGCCACCCAACCCCATATTGAACGGGTTGATTCCGGTCAGGACGGACGGCATCAGGTCAAAGCGATTCATGAGCGGCTCGGTGGCTACACCCTGAGCTTTCAGGCGGCTGACGCGGTGCTGATGACCGAAAATACGACGAACAAAGAGCGCGTGTTTGGTCATCCCAATGAATCACCGTTCGTTAAGGATGCCTTTCACGATGCAGTCACAACGGGTCAACTGGCCCCGTTTGATCAGCAGCCAACAGGCACTAAATGTGCACCCGTGTACGCGCTGACGCTGGCGGCTGGTCAGACGATAGACATCAAACTCCGGCTTCATCAGGCGGAACTGGCCGACCCACTCGGACCCGATTTTGACGAAGTCTATAACGTTCGCCAGCAGGAAGCCGATGCTTTTTATGCTCCACTGACGACCCAGGACTCAGCGGACGATGCGCTGGTGAAACGGCAGGCCTGGGCTGGGCTGCTGTGGTCGAAACAATACTACCATTACAATGTCAGGCGGTGGCTGGAGGGGGACCCCGGCGATCCGATCCCGCCCAGCGAACGGTGGCGGGGTCGCAACGCCGATTGGCAACACCTGGATGCCGAGCATATCATGGTCATGCCCGACAAGTGGGAGTACCCGTGGTTTGCCGCCTGGGATCAGGCTTTTCAGGCGATTGCCCTGGCTTCGATCGACCTTGAATTTGCCAAGCACCAGTTGTACCTGCACGCTGATACGCGCTACCAGGCACCGGACGGGCGGCTACCCGCTTACGAGTGGGATTTCTCGGCCAACAACCCTCCCCTACGGGCAGCCATCAGCTGGTTGTTTTACAGTCAGGAGCTGATTATGACGGGCAAAAAAGATTACGAGTTTCTGTCTACCATGTTCAAGCGCCTTCGCCCCAATTACGAATGGTGGAACAGTCAGCTGGGAGGTAAACAGGAAGGGATGTTTCAGGGGGGCTTCCTGGGGCTGGATAACATCAGCCTGTTCGACCGTAGTGATGACATTCCGGCGGGTGGTTCCCTGGATCAGGCGGATGCGACAGCCTGGATGGCTACCTATACGCTGTATATGATGCGCATCTGCGTCGAGCTGGCCCAGCAGGACCCGCTTACCTATGAGCCCCTGAGTTGTTATTATTTCGATTATTACATCCGCATCAACAACGCGCTCCAAACCGTGGCCAAGCTGTGGATTGACGACGAGGACCCCGACAGTAACAACGGTTTTGCGTATGATGTACTGCATTTGCCAAGCGGGAAAGCCATTCCCATTATGCTCCGGTCTATGGTCGGTCTATCCCCGCTCTTTGCGGTCATGTCGCTGAAACGGGAAATTGCTCAATCCCTGCCGACCTTCTACCAAAAGATTCAAGACTATCAGGCCAATCCGCTCTCGAAAAATCCCTGCTATTGCGTGCTGGAAGAAAACGACAACAAGGACTCCATCTTATTTAGCCTCTTGTCGGCTGACCAGCTTGCCCGTATGGCTACGTTTATTTTCTCCGAAGACGAACTACTGGCTCCGGGTGGTATCCGATCCCTCTCCAAGGTCTACGAAAAGGCGTATTCCTTAAAGATCAAAGGAACCAAACACCAGATCCATTACACGCCCGGCGAATCCGATTCGTCCATGTACGGGGGTAATTCTAACTGGCGAGGTCCGGTCTGGTGGCCGATGAACTATTTTATTGTTAAGGCACTGGAAGAGTTTGGCAACTATCACGGTACAGCCGTGCAGGTAGCCTTACCATTCGGAAGCGACAACCACGGGACGCTCAACGATGCAGCCGCGTTTTTATCGGAACGGCTGTGGCAAATTTTCCGTCCGGATGCCCAGGGACGGCGCCCGCTCAATGGCGAGGAGTTCATCTACGCTGACGATCCGAACTTCCGGAATCTGGTCCTTTTCTACGAGCATTTTGATGGTGATACGTCGCGGGGACTGGGGGCCAGTCATCAAACCGGCTGGACGGCTCTGGTAACCTGTTTGTAG
- a CDS encoding glycosyltransferase family 4 protein, with product MKFPHSGLYQYCQNLGQHVNERLADMNQPLMKMYLPRRKKLTLPYEPYHLVEHKWHKFIQPFLFDCRVWHAPFQSGRILPDKSRFPHLRVVLTIHDLNVLHEGKPEPVQRKSLAHTQSLIDRSDAIVCISEFTKNDLLAHCSIGNKPVYVIHNGVNKLAETAEDVVAYQPTREFLLGIGYVNQKKNFHVLLPLLQSNPDLELIIIGHHDNPDYVNQMRRQAQQLGVEKRLHLPGTVSEPDKAWYLRHCKALLHPSLAEGFGLPVIEAMQFGKPVFLSTLTSLPEIGGEAAFYFPSFEASVIQDVYSAGMNAYESAERKDAIRKNAARFDWKTSACQYISVYQSLG from the coding sequence ATGAAATTCCCGCATTCTGGCCTTTATCAGTATTGCCAGAATCTTGGTCAACACGTTAACGAACGGCTGGCTGACATGAATCAGCCGTTGATGAAGATGTACCTCCCCCGTCGGAAAAAACTGACGCTACCCTACGAACCATACCATCTGGTGGAGCATAAATGGCACAAGTTCATTCAGCCCTTCCTGTTCGATTGCCGGGTGTGGCATGCACCGTTTCAGTCGGGACGGATTTTGCCGGACAAAAGCCGGTTCCCTCACCTCAGGGTCGTACTCACCATACACGACTTAAATGTTCTGCACGAAGGCAAACCGGAACCTGTTCAGCGCAAGAGTCTGGCGCACACGCAGTCGCTGATCGATCGAAGCGACGCAATCGTCTGTATCTCTGAATTCACGAAGAATGATCTGCTGGCCCATTGCAGCATCGGCAACAAGCCCGTTTATGTCATTCACAACGGCGTCAACAAACTGGCCGAAACCGCCGAAGACGTGGTTGCTTACCAGCCAACTCGCGAGTTTCTGTTGGGCATTGGCTACGTAAATCAGAAAAAAAATTTTCACGTTCTGCTGCCCTTACTGCAATCGAATCCCGATCTGGAACTGATCATTATCGGTCATCATGATAACCCCGATTACGTAAACCAAATGAGACGCCAGGCGCAACAGCTTGGTGTTGAGAAGCGGCTCCACCTGCCCGGCACAGTTTCGGAACCGGATAAAGCCTGGTATCTGCGGCACTGCAAAGCACTGCTTCACCCGTCGCTCGCCGAGGGGTTTGGCTTGCCGGTTATCGAAGCCATGCAGTTCGGCAAACCCGTTTTCCTTTCGACGCTCACGTCCCTGCCTGAAATCGGCGGTGAGGCTGCGTTCTATTTTCCCAGCTTTGAGGCAAGCGTTATTCAGGACGTGTATAGCGCCGGAATGAACGCGTACGAATCAGCGGAACGCAAGGACGCAATCCGGAAAAATGCCGCCCGGTTCGATTGGAAAACGAGCGCCTGTCAGTACATATCGGTCTATCAGTCGCTTGGCTGA
- a CDS encoding ABC transporter ATP-binding protein — protein sequence MKIYRRLMAYAKPYNKFVIPFFIFTLIAVFFNVFQFALIIPLLNFLFDPVNTADAAKYASVPDFQPTPSYFKDLFYSQIYQFKTTKPIYALYFLAGMIVVAVILTNLFRFLAQQCLLRARTLLVKRLREALFAKINHLHLGYFTKEHKGDLLSRLNGDVYAIESVAGSSIEVVFKEPYVFIGYFIALFAISVKLTLFTLIIIPISAVGIAAVTKKLKKEAQDVQSSMGRMLTIMDETLLGMRILRSFNATDFVLKRFSRENDFYRQASLESFKRRELAPAFSEASGVFIVACILVYGGGLVLTKDNNLQAGSFITFIAIFSQVIRPAKAIVVALTNIQQGQAAGERILELLDKPIEIEDKPDARVLDSFRRDIVFENVSFQYGDKPVLKTINFRIAKGKKIALVGPSGVGKSTIADLIPRFYEATQGSVKLDGIDVRDYSMESLRKQMSFVTQEIILFHDTIFNNIALGKPDASMDDVIEAAKVANAHAFIMETEDGYNTVIGDRGIRLSGGQRQRLSIARAVFKRPSILILDEATSALDIESEKSVQEALNNLMEGRTTLVIAHRLSTIKEADEILIMEGGEIIERGNHYDLINSEDSVYKRLNMMQELVQ from the coding sequence ATGAAGATTTATAGACGGCTGATGGCTTATGCCAAGCCTTACAACAAATTTGTTATCCCCTTTTTCATCTTTACGCTCATTGCGGTCTTCTTCAACGTCTTTCAATTTGCGTTGATCATTCCGTTGCTTAACTTTCTGTTCGATCCTGTCAATACAGCCGATGCCGCCAAGTATGCATCGGTGCCGGATTTTCAGCCTACGCCATCGTACTTTAAGGATCTGTTTTACAGCCAGATTTACCAGTTCAAAACCACGAAGCCGATCTACGCGCTTTACTTTCTGGCGGGCATGATCGTGGTGGCCGTTATTCTCACCAACCTGTTCCGGTTTCTGGCTCAGCAGTGTCTGCTCAGGGCGCGAACCTTGCTGGTCAAACGACTCCGGGAGGCTTTGTTTGCCAAGATCAACCACCTGCACCTGGGCTATTTTACCAAAGAGCACAAGGGCGATCTACTGTCCCGGCTCAATGGGGATGTCTATGCCATTGAGAGTGTAGCCGGGAGTTCCATTGAAGTTGTGTTCAAGGAGCCCTACGTATTCATCGGCTACTTCATTGCCCTTTTCGCAATATCGGTCAAGCTGACGCTGTTCACCCTCATCATCATTCCGATCTCGGCGGTTGGCATTGCAGCCGTAACGAAAAAGCTCAAGAAAGAGGCTCAGGACGTACAATCATCAATGGGCCGAATGCTGACCATCATGGACGAAACGCTGCTCGGGATGCGTATTCTACGGTCGTTCAACGCCACTGATTTTGTGCTTAAACGCTTCAGCCGGGAAAACGATTTTTACCGGCAGGCGAGTCTGGAGAGTTTCAAACGACGCGAATTGGCCCCCGCTTTTTCAGAGGCATCGGGTGTGTTCATCGTGGCCTGTATTCTGGTCTACGGGGGCGGTCTGGTGCTGACCAAGGATAATAATTTGCAGGCGGGGTCATTCATTACGTTCATCGCCATTTTTTCGCAGGTGATCCGGCCCGCGAAAGCGATCGTCGTTGCCCTGACAAACATTCAGCAGGGCCAGGCTGCGGGCGAACGCATTCTGGAACTACTGGATAAGCCCATCGAAATCGAAGACAAGCCGGACGCCAGGGTGCTGGACAGTTTCCGCCGGGATATTGTTTTTGAGAATGTAAGCTTCCAGTATGGCGATAAACCCGTCCTGAAGACCATCAACTTCCGGATAGCCAAAGGCAAGAAAATTGCCCTGGTGGGGCCTTCCGGCGTCGGAAAATCGACCATTGCTGACTTGATTCCTCGTTTTTATGAGGCCACGCAGGGCAGCGTCAAACTGGATGGTATCGATGTCCGGGATTATTCGATGGAGTCGTTGCGGAAACAGATGAGTTTTGTGACGCAGGAGATCATTCTGTTCCATGACACCATCTTTAACAATATCGCCCTCGGAAAGCCCGATGCCAGCATGGATGACGTGATCGAAGCGGCCAAAGTGGCCAATGCGCACGCCTTCATCATGGAAACCGAAGACGGTTATAATACCGTGATCGGCGACCGGGGTATTCGCCTGAGCGGTGGTCAGCGGCAACGGTTGAGCATTGCGCGGGCGGTGTTCAAAAGGCCCTCTATCCTTATTCTGGACGAGGCTACTTCGGCCTTGGATATCGAATCGGAGAAATCAGTGCAGGAAGCGCTGAACAACCTGATGGAAGGTCGCACGACGCTGGTGATTGCCCACCGTCTGAGCACCATCAAGGAAGCGGACGAGATCCTGATCATGGAGGGCGGAGAAATCATCGAACGGGGCAATCACTATGATCTGATCAACAGCGAGGACAGCGTATACAAACGCCTGAACATGATGCAGGAGTTAGTGCAGTAA
- a CDS encoding glycosyltransferase family 4 protein: MKYVNTGLYHYCLNLGQSLQQHKSPEQLSVFVPDHVRKTFNPLTTCIPQHSLQKFLMPSVSQYQIWHSTYQSSQYLPRRNRKIKVLLTIHDLNFLHEDKAEHKKERYLSHVQQNIDRCDAIVCISEFTRNDVLTHCDTGGKPVHVIYNGTNRLHQPVLKDRSYRPRIPFLFNVGAIVRKKNQHRILPLLQQNPSLELILAGRHEDKEYASFLQQHASDLQVEDRMHLVNEITEEEKSWYYHNCQAVVMPSLAEGFGLPVTEAMSVGKPVFLSKYTALPEIGKDFAFYFHDFDKMHEDFTDGMQRYQRAGSQMEEALKAYSATFNWEDSAKKYIDVYHSML; the protein is encoded by the coding sequence ATGAAGTACGTCAATACAGGACTGTACCATTACTGCCTCAATCTGGGACAAAGTCTTCAGCAGCACAAGAGCCCGGAGCAGCTGTCCGTATTTGTTCCAGATCATGTCCGAAAGACGTTCAACCCGCTGACAACCTGCATCCCGCAGCATTCGCTACAGAAATTTCTTATGCCGTCGGTCAGCCAGTACCAAATCTGGCACAGTACCTACCAGAGTTCGCAATATCTGCCTCGTCGAAACCGAAAAATCAAGGTGCTCCTGACCATCCACGATCTTAATTTTTTGCACGAAGATAAGGCCGAGCATAAAAAAGAGCGATACCTGAGTCATGTGCAGCAGAACATCGATCGGTGTGATGCCATCGTTTGTATCTCTGAATTCACCCGGAATGATGTGCTGACGCATTGTGACACGGGCGGTAAGCCGGTTCACGTTATTTACAATGGTACGAATCGGTTGCACCAGCCCGTTCTGAAAGACCGTTCTTATCGGCCGCGCATTCCCTTTTTGTTCAACGTAGGGGCCATTGTCCGCAAAAAAAATCAGCATCGTATCTTACCTTTGTTACAACAGAACCCGTCCCTTGAGCTGATTCTGGCCGGTCGTCACGAAGATAAAGAGTATGCCAGTTTTCTTCAGCAACATGCTTCTGATCTACAGGTGGAAGATCGGATGCATCTGGTGAATGAAATTACGGAAGAGGAAAAATCGTGGTACTACCATAATTGTCAGGCCGTTGTGATGCCGTCTCTGGCCGAAGGGTTCGGACTTCCGGTTACCGAAGCGATGTCTGTCGGGAAACCCGTATTTCTCTCGAAGTATACGGCCCTGCCCGAAATAGGTAAGGATTTCGCGTTCTACTTTCACGATTTCGACAAGATGCATGAAGACTTCACAGACGGCATGCAGCGGTATCAGCGTGCCGGCAGCCAGATGGAAGAAGCGCTCAAAGCCTACAGCGCAACCTTCAATTGGGAGGATTCGGCCAAAAAATACATTGATGTGTATCACTCAATGCTCTAA
- a CDS encoding DUF983 domain-containing protein yields the protein MLADSRLYSILFNKCPRCHQGDFFVTKSAFSRHFDQMHDRCPHCGENFSPEPGFYWASMFVSYALFTIWTLLTFFIVVSWLNVDLDYYLLGLIPSIIILTPYFFRVARRTWLTLFVAPRPVHKQVSQE from the coding sequence ATGCTAGCCGACAGTCGATTATACAGTATATTGTTCAACAAATGCCCCCGTTGTCATCAGGGCGATTTTTTCGTAACCAAAAGTGCATTCAGTCGTCATTTTGATCAGATGCATGATCGCTGCCCGCATTGCGGGGAAAACTTCTCACCCGAACCCGGTTTCTATTGGGCCTCTATGTTTGTCAGTTATGCGCTGTTTACCATCTGGACACTACTTACGTTCTTTATCGTAGTCAGTTGGCTCAACGTCGATCTTGATTACTATTTGCTGGGATTGATTCCGTCGATAATTATACTTACCCCTTACTTTTTTCGGGTAGCGCGCCGAACCTGGCTTACGCTGTTCGTGGCACCAAGGCCGGTTCACAAACAAGTATCACAGGAGTAA
- a CDS encoding helix-turn-helix domain-containing protein translates to MATSVPVYQLTSFPRHEPNTLFHMTRLERLVEEFKRIGDSHSHTFYLVMWITNGTGTHTIDFKTYDVMPYQLYFLTPGQVHNWELSADIRGYNLFFDANFMRSRFGNRLHQYPFYHSHQHLPVLKAADRRHLFDELFTNAYDEYEHPQPNRADVFLSYLHILLETANRLYNQQRPGTDTQLYDHIRQYEELIENQFLTVREVSAYADQMNLTPNYLNHICKKVLGKTASQLVHERQVVEAQRLLTHTAQSVKEIGFALGFDDPSYFVRFFKKHTNRTPLDFRQTLTAHR, encoded by the coding sequence ATGGCTACTTCCGTACCTGTCTATCAACTAACGTCCTTTCCCCGGCATGAGCCCAATACGCTGTTCCACATGACACGGTTGGAAAGGCTTGTGGAGGAGTTTAAACGAATTGGTGACTCGCATTCCCATACATTTTATCTGGTGATGTGGATCACAAACGGGACCGGTACGCACACCATCGATTTTAAAACGTACGACGTAATGCCGTACCAGCTTTATTTTCTTACTCCCGGACAGGTTCATAATTGGGAACTATCAGCAGATATTCGAGGCTATAATCTTTTCTTCGACGCAAATTTTATGCGTAGCCGCTTTGGTAATCGGCTGCATCAGTACCCTTTTTATCACTCCCATCAGCATCTTCCGGTATTGAAGGCAGCCGACCGGCGGCACTTGTTCGACGAGTTGTTTACGAATGCGTATGATGAATATGAGCATCCGCAGCCTAACCGGGCCGATGTCTTTTTGTCCTATTTGCATATCCTGCTGGAAACGGCAAATCGGCTCTACAACCAGCAGCGGCCAGGAACCGACACGCAATTGTACGATCACATTCGCCAGTACGAAGAGCTGATCGAGAATCAGTTCTTGACCGTTCGGGAAGTGAGCGCCTATGCCGATCAGATGAACCTGACACCGAACTACCTCAATCACATTTGCAAGAAAGTCCTGGGCAAAACGGCCAGCCAGTTAGTACACGAACGTCAGGTTGTCGAAGCACAGCGATTGCTTACCCACACCGCGCAATCGGTCAAAGAGATTGGCTTCGCGCTGGGCTTCGACGATCCGTCTTATTTCGTTCGATTCTTCAAAAAGCATACGAACAGAACCCCGCTCGATTTCCGCCAGACCCTAACGGCTCATCGTTGA